The Seriola aureovittata isolate HTS-2021-v1 ecotype China chromosome 12, ASM2101889v1, whole genome shotgun sequence genome window below encodes:
- the si:ch211-188c16.1 gene encoding uncharacterized protein si:ch211-188c16.1 isoform X4 — protein MAEAPINFKALRAKFQEEALLAQCKAGRPAVAEKPKLLPPPGGHCSSVVSNISIAVENKTPVPPRVIFRDGLRASGGKRPISFPPQLQQTSPLSQPANGDSTTRQSLKVRHMPLVLPVQPVKEQKVEPPLRKEHKLEPEPVKEILPQTKIKKKGLLLPFKSAKASKVSGENGEEPTYADLTTRPSSAPGEMPSVEKQTTEDGVLLQSDQSTAECPLSSPDIPITPPPAETSVDSDSRIISTLERAKKKFSRRQMLISTKHKSLRSPDCNSKDKAFPSPPKNTDSVGSDLPVPPPVCFPHLACISARPFFKANSAHKSALTKQFGRGQAELPSLRTGEPHPAPAPPKKPLPDLRSLGPLPAKPPRPPLVDLSRYHLTTVHEVSPGLSQAPTEEPESELPSITIPLLDAPEFPEFENSEIETAEGEAVFVAPLELEALDFDLPIPADFGVTDFVASHPDLSVCDHAEPSASCIIQDLNLGSQNIIPLDPASFPEPINLSEFPVPAAPEQWSQSEEAIVDPLSNSQAGEADLGAAECHSFPEELNSHTELNDGIQPNPNVSQDSYYETCDNVYEDVENVNKFILGQNSRKRKAGLKNPYAVNPPMKEEACNIWPRNPWGSVSGEHAHSAYNHVHSKERQSPNTADFKEQKKREKQRLEKEKKEQKEREKKENEMKKKFKVTGDEEPMYHAKVMVASKVRKNDLPVKSGDTVSIIRTTNCPKGKWLARDVNHKYGYISVMNVELNIKEMLELGKKAQAAGRGGNLEGDTISIGSRSSSHLVLTSSFTDDSEEWACEDETLSPSNESHYFPQQTSSMSELSCSHVSAQHTLSDANLEDLHTQTRHEALQKLAIFFQHSKDEFVDVTDGEGATPTKLLVCC, from the exons ATGGCAGAG GCGCCAATCAACTTCAAAGCTTTGAGGGCCAAGTTTCAGGAAGAGGCCCTTCTGGCTCAATGCAAAGCCGGACGACCAGCTGTTGCAGAAAAACCCAAACTCCTCCCACCTCCTGGAggtcactgcagctctgtggttAGCAATATTAGTATTGCTGTAGAAAACAAGACACCAGTGCCTCCCCGGGTCATCTTCAGAGATGGGCTGCGCGCATCTGGAGGCAAGCGCCCAATTTCCTTTCCACCACAACTTCAGCAGACGTCCCCCTTATCTCAGCCTGCTAATGGAGACAGCACAACAAGGCAGTCCCTTAAGGTGCGACACATGCCTCTGGTGCTTCCTGTTCAGCCTGTAAAAGAGCAGAAGGTAGAACCACCACTCAGAAAGGAGCACAAACTGGAACCAGAGCCAGTAAAAGAAATCCTGCCACAAACTAAAATCAAGAAGAAGGGTTTGCTGCTTCCTTTCAAGTCAGCCAAAGCATCAAAAGTCAGTGGAGAAAATGGAGAGGAGCCCACTTATGCTGATTTGACCACGAGACCTTCTAGTGCTCCCGGCGAGATGCCctcagtggaaaaacaaaccacagaagATGGGGTTTTACTCCAAAGTGACCAATCAACTGCTGAGTGCCCCCTCTCAAGCCCAGATATACCGATCacccctcctcctgcagagacaaGTGTAGACTCCGACAGCAGAATCATTAGCACTTTGGAGAGGGCCAAGAAAAAGTTCTCACGCCGGCAGATGCTAATatccacaaaacacaagagCTTGCGTTCCCCCGACTGCAACTCAAAAGACAAGGCTTTCCCTTCGCCACCAAAGAACACTGACAGTGTTGGGTCTGACCTCCCCGTGCCCCCACCAGTCTGTTTTCCACACCTGGCTTGTATTTCAGCCCGGCCTTTCTTCAAAGCTAACTCTGCACATA AGTCTGCACTGACTAAGCAGTTTGGCAGGGGTCAAGCAGAACTTCCCTCTTTGAGGACTGGTGAACCTCATCCAGCCCCAGCTCCTCCAAAGAAACCTCTACCTGACCTGAGGTCACTCGGGCCACTGCCAGCAAAGCCCCCCAGACCTCCATTAGTAGATCTCAGCCGTTACCATCTGACCACAGTCCATG aGGTGTCACCAGGCCTTAGCCAAGCACCAACTGAAGAGCCAGAGTCTGAGctcccatccatcaccatccctCTGCTGGACGCTCCAGAGTTTCCAGAGTTTGAGAATTCAGAGATTGaaacagcagagggagaagctGTGTTTGTTGCTCCACTAGAATTGGAGGCTTTAGACTTTGACCTTCCTATACCAGCTGACTTTGGGGTCACAGATTTTGTGGCTTCCCACCCTGATTTGTCAGTTTGCGATCATGCAGAGCCCAGTGCCAGCTGTATCATCCAAGATCTGAACCTTGGCAGTCAAAACATAATACCTCTTGATCCAGCCAGCTTCCCTGAACCAATAAACCTTTCAGAGTTCCCAGTGCCGGCTGCACCAGAGCAGTGGTCTCAGAGTGAAGAGGCGATCGTAGATCCTCTTTCTAACTCTCAAGCTGGTGAGGCTGATCTGGGAGCTGCTGAGTGCCACTCTTTCCCAGAGGAGCTTAATAGCCACACAGAACTGAATGATGGCATTCAGCCAAATCCAAA TGTGTCTCAGGACAGTTACTATGAAACGTGTGATAATGTGTACGAGGATGTTGAAAACGTCAATAAATTCATCTTGGGCCAGAACTCTCGTAAACGTAAAGCTGGTCTGAAGA ATCCATATGCTGTGAACCCACCAATG AAGGAGGAGGCGTGTAACATATGGCCACGGAATCCGTg GGGCAGTGTATCAGGAGAACATGCTCATTCTGCCTATAATCATGTCCACAG TAAAGAACGCCAAAGCCCCAACACTGCCGACTTtaaagagcagaagaagagggagaagcaACGactggagaaggagaaaaaggagcaaaaagaaagggagaagaaagaaaatgaaatgaaaaagaagtttAAG GTGACTGGTGATGAGGAGCCCATGTACCACGCCAAGGTGATGGTGGCCAGTAAAGTCCGTAAGAATGACCTTCCAGTGAAGAGCGGGGACACGGTCAGCATCATCCGCACCACCAACTGCCCCAAAGGCAAATGGCTGGCTCGAGACGTCAACCACAAAT atggttATATTTCAGTCATGAATGTGGAGCTAAATATCAAGGAAATGCTGGAACTTGGCAAGAAGGCCCAGGCAGCAGGACGAGGAGGAAACCTGGAGGGAGATACCATCAGCATTGGCAGCAG ATCCTCCAGCCACCTTGTTCTAACAAGCAGCT tcaCAGATGACAGTGAGGAGTGGGCCTGTGAAGATGAGACTCTCTCACCCTCCAATGAAAGCCA TTACTTTCCCCAGCAGACTTCCTCCATGTCTGAGTTGT CTTGTAGCCATGTCAGCGCCCAGCACACTCTGAGCGATGCCAACCTGGAGgacctgcacacaca GACGAGACATGAAGCCCTGCAGAAGTTAGCCATCTTCTTTCAACACAGCAAAGATGAATTCGTTGATGTCACTGATGGTGAAGGAGCAACACCCACAAA ACTTCTTGTGTGCTGTTGA
- the si:ch211-188c16.1 gene encoding uncharacterized protein si:ch211-188c16.1 isoform X1: MAEAPINFKALRAKFQEEALLAQCKAGRPAVAEKPKLLPPPGGHCSSVVSNISIAVENKTPVPPRVIFRDGLRASGGKRPISFPPQLQQTSPLSQPANGDSTTRQSLKVRHMPLVLPVQPVKEQKVEPPLRKEHKLEPEPVKEILPQTKIKKKGLLLPFKSAKASKVSGENGEEPTYADLTTRPSSAPGEMPSVEKQTTEDGVLLQSDQSTAECPLSSPDIPITPPPAETSVDSDSRIISTLERAKKKFSRRQMLISTKHKSLRSPDCNSKDKAFPSPPKNTDSVGSDLPVPPPVCFPHLACISARPFFKANSAHKSALTKQFGRGQAELPSLRTGEPHPAPAPPKKPLPDLRSLGPLPAKPPRPPLVDLSRYHLTTVHEVSPGLSQAPTEEPESELPSITIPLLDAPEFPEFENSEIETAEGEAVFVAPLELEALDFDLPIPADFGVTDFVASHPDLSVCDHAEPSASCIIQDLNLGSQNIIPLDPASFPEPINLSEFPVPAAPEQWSQSEEAIVDPLSNSQAGEADLGAAECHSFPEELNSHTELNDGIQPNPNVSQDSYYETCDNVYEDVENVNKFILGQNSRKRKAGLKNPYAVNPPMKEEACNIWPRNPWGSVSGEHAHSAYNHVHSKERQSPNTADFKEQKKREKQRLEKEKKEQKEREKKENEMKKKFKVTGDEEPMYHAKVMVASKVRKNDLPVKSGDTVSIIRTTNCPKGKWLARDVNHKYGYISVMNVELNIKEMLELGKKAQAAGRGGNLEGDTISIGSRSSSHLVLTSSFTDDSEEWACEDETLSPSNESHYFPQQTSSMSELSCSHVSAQHTLSDANLEDLHTQTRHEALQKLAIFFQHSKDEFVDVTDGEGATPTNAEPPNFLCAVEEPPYPEQEVDFTELEFLPPPPLYADTF, translated from the exons ATGGCAGAG GCGCCAATCAACTTCAAAGCTTTGAGGGCCAAGTTTCAGGAAGAGGCCCTTCTGGCTCAATGCAAAGCCGGACGACCAGCTGTTGCAGAAAAACCCAAACTCCTCCCACCTCCTGGAggtcactgcagctctgtggttAGCAATATTAGTATTGCTGTAGAAAACAAGACACCAGTGCCTCCCCGGGTCATCTTCAGAGATGGGCTGCGCGCATCTGGAGGCAAGCGCCCAATTTCCTTTCCACCACAACTTCAGCAGACGTCCCCCTTATCTCAGCCTGCTAATGGAGACAGCACAACAAGGCAGTCCCTTAAGGTGCGACACATGCCTCTGGTGCTTCCTGTTCAGCCTGTAAAAGAGCAGAAGGTAGAACCACCACTCAGAAAGGAGCACAAACTGGAACCAGAGCCAGTAAAAGAAATCCTGCCACAAACTAAAATCAAGAAGAAGGGTTTGCTGCTTCCTTTCAAGTCAGCCAAAGCATCAAAAGTCAGTGGAGAAAATGGAGAGGAGCCCACTTATGCTGATTTGACCACGAGACCTTCTAGTGCTCCCGGCGAGATGCCctcagtggaaaaacaaaccacagaagATGGGGTTTTACTCCAAAGTGACCAATCAACTGCTGAGTGCCCCCTCTCAAGCCCAGATATACCGATCacccctcctcctgcagagacaaGTGTAGACTCCGACAGCAGAATCATTAGCACTTTGGAGAGGGCCAAGAAAAAGTTCTCACGCCGGCAGATGCTAATatccacaaaacacaagagCTTGCGTTCCCCCGACTGCAACTCAAAAGACAAGGCTTTCCCTTCGCCACCAAAGAACACTGACAGTGTTGGGTCTGACCTCCCCGTGCCCCCACCAGTCTGTTTTCCACACCTGGCTTGTATTTCAGCCCGGCCTTTCTTCAAAGCTAACTCTGCACATA AGTCTGCACTGACTAAGCAGTTTGGCAGGGGTCAAGCAGAACTTCCCTCTTTGAGGACTGGTGAACCTCATCCAGCCCCAGCTCCTCCAAAGAAACCTCTACCTGACCTGAGGTCACTCGGGCCACTGCCAGCAAAGCCCCCCAGACCTCCATTAGTAGATCTCAGCCGTTACCATCTGACCACAGTCCATG aGGTGTCACCAGGCCTTAGCCAAGCACCAACTGAAGAGCCAGAGTCTGAGctcccatccatcaccatccctCTGCTGGACGCTCCAGAGTTTCCAGAGTTTGAGAATTCAGAGATTGaaacagcagagggagaagctGTGTTTGTTGCTCCACTAGAATTGGAGGCTTTAGACTTTGACCTTCCTATACCAGCTGACTTTGGGGTCACAGATTTTGTGGCTTCCCACCCTGATTTGTCAGTTTGCGATCATGCAGAGCCCAGTGCCAGCTGTATCATCCAAGATCTGAACCTTGGCAGTCAAAACATAATACCTCTTGATCCAGCCAGCTTCCCTGAACCAATAAACCTTTCAGAGTTCCCAGTGCCGGCTGCACCAGAGCAGTGGTCTCAGAGTGAAGAGGCGATCGTAGATCCTCTTTCTAACTCTCAAGCTGGTGAGGCTGATCTGGGAGCTGCTGAGTGCCACTCTTTCCCAGAGGAGCTTAATAGCCACACAGAACTGAATGATGGCATTCAGCCAAATCCAAA TGTGTCTCAGGACAGTTACTATGAAACGTGTGATAATGTGTACGAGGATGTTGAAAACGTCAATAAATTCATCTTGGGCCAGAACTCTCGTAAACGTAAAGCTGGTCTGAAGA ATCCATATGCTGTGAACCCACCAATG AAGGAGGAGGCGTGTAACATATGGCCACGGAATCCGTg GGGCAGTGTATCAGGAGAACATGCTCATTCTGCCTATAATCATGTCCACAG TAAAGAACGCCAAAGCCCCAACACTGCCGACTTtaaagagcagaagaagagggagaagcaACGactggagaaggagaaaaaggagcaaaaagaaagggagaagaaagaaaatgaaatgaaaaagaagtttAAG GTGACTGGTGATGAGGAGCCCATGTACCACGCCAAGGTGATGGTGGCCAGTAAAGTCCGTAAGAATGACCTTCCAGTGAAGAGCGGGGACACGGTCAGCATCATCCGCACCACCAACTGCCCCAAAGGCAAATGGCTGGCTCGAGACGTCAACCACAAAT atggttATATTTCAGTCATGAATGTGGAGCTAAATATCAAGGAAATGCTGGAACTTGGCAAGAAGGCCCAGGCAGCAGGACGAGGAGGAAACCTGGAGGGAGATACCATCAGCATTGGCAGCAG ATCCTCCAGCCACCTTGTTCTAACAAGCAGCT tcaCAGATGACAGTGAGGAGTGGGCCTGTGAAGATGAGACTCTCTCACCCTCCAATGAAAGCCA TTACTTTCCCCAGCAGACTTCCTCCATGTCTGAGTTGT CTTGTAGCCATGTCAGCGCCCAGCACACTCTGAGCGATGCCAACCTGGAGgacctgcacacaca GACGAGACATGAAGCCCTGCAGAAGTTAGCCATCTTCTTTCAACACAGCAAAGATGAATTCGTTGATGTCACTGATGGTGAAGGAGCAACACCCACAAA TGCTGAACCACCAA ACTTCTTGTGTGCTGTTGAAGAGCCTCCATATCC TGAACAAGAGGTCGACTTCACAGAGCTGgagttccttcctcctccaccactaTATGCTGACACCTTCTGA
- the si:ch211-188c16.1 gene encoding uncharacterized protein si:ch211-188c16.1 isoform X2, translated as MEAPINFKALRAKFQEEALLAQCKAGRPAVAEKPKLLPPPGGHCSSVVSNISIAVENKTPVPPRVIFRDGLRASGGKRPISFPPQLQQTSPLSQPANGDSTTRQSLKVRHMPLVLPVQPVKEQKVEPPLRKEHKLEPEPVKEILPQTKIKKKGLLLPFKSAKASKVSGENGEEPTYADLTTRPSSAPGEMPSVEKQTTEDGVLLQSDQSTAECPLSSPDIPITPPPAETSVDSDSRIISTLERAKKKFSRRQMLISTKHKSLRSPDCNSKDKAFPSPPKNTDSVGSDLPVPPPVCFPHLACISARPFFKANSAHKSALTKQFGRGQAELPSLRTGEPHPAPAPPKKPLPDLRSLGPLPAKPPRPPLVDLSRYHLTTVHEVSPGLSQAPTEEPESELPSITIPLLDAPEFPEFENSEIETAEGEAVFVAPLELEALDFDLPIPADFGVTDFVASHPDLSVCDHAEPSASCIIQDLNLGSQNIIPLDPASFPEPINLSEFPVPAAPEQWSQSEEAIVDPLSNSQAGEADLGAAECHSFPEELNSHTELNDGIQPNPNVSQDSYYETCDNVYEDVENVNKFILGQNSRKRKAGLKNPYAVNPPMKEEACNIWPRNPWGSVSGEHAHSAYNHVHSKERQSPNTADFKEQKKREKQRLEKEKKEQKEREKKENEMKKKFKVTGDEEPMYHAKVMVASKVRKNDLPVKSGDTVSIIRTTNCPKGKWLARDVNHKYGYISVMNVELNIKEMLELGKKAQAAGRGGNLEGDTISIGSRSSSHLVLTSSFTDDSEEWACEDETLSPSNESHYFPQQTSSMSELSCSHVSAQHTLSDANLEDLHTQTRHEALQKLAIFFQHSKDEFVDVTDGEGATPTNAEPPNFLCAVEEPPYPEQEVDFTELEFLPPPPLYADTF; from the exons atggagGCGCCAATCAACTTCAAAGCTTTGAGGGCCAAGTTTCAGGAAGAGGCCCTTCTGGCTCAATGCAAAGCCGGACGACCAGCTGTTGCAGAAAAACCCAAACTCCTCCCACCTCCTGGAggtcactgcagctctgtggttAGCAATATTAGTATTGCTGTAGAAAACAAGACACCAGTGCCTCCCCGGGTCATCTTCAGAGATGGGCTGCGCGCATCTGGAGGCAAGCGCCCAATTTCCTTTCCACCACAACTTCAGCAGACGTCCCCCTTATCTCAGCCTGCTAATGGAGACAGCACAACAAGGCAGTCCCTTAAGGTGCGACACATGCCTCTGGTGCTTCCTGTTCAGCCTGTAAAAGAGCAGAAGGTAGAACCACCACTCAGAAAGGAGCACAAACTGGAACCAGAGCCAGTAAAAGAAATCCTGCCACAAACTAAAATCAAGAAGAAGGGTTTGCTGCTTCCTTTCAAGTCAGCCAAAGCATCAAAAGTCAGTGGAGAAAATGGAGAGGAGCCCACTTATGCTGATTTGACCACGAGACCTTCTAGTGCTCCCGGCGAGATGCCctcagtggaaaaacaaaccacagaagATGGGGTTTTACTCCAAAGTGACCAATCAACTGCTGAGTGCCCCCTCTCAAGCCCAGATATACCGATCacccctcctcctgcagagacaaGTGTAGACTCCGACAGCAGAATCATTAGCACTTTGGAGAGGGCCAAGAAAAAGTTCTCACGCCGGCAGATGCTAATatccacaaaacacaagagCTTGCGTTCCCCCGACTGCAACTCAAAAGACAAGGCTTTCCCTTCGCCACCAAAGAACACTGACAGTGTTGGGTCTGACCTCCCCGTGCCCCCACCAGTCTGTTTTCCACACCTGGCTTGTATTTCAGCCCGGCCTTTCTTCAAAGCTAACTCTGCACATA AGTCTGCACTGACTAAGCAGTTTGGCAGGGGTCAAGCAGAACTTCCCTCTTTGAGGACTGGTGAACCTCATCCAGCCCCAGCTCCTCCAAAGAAACCTCTACCTGACCTGAGGTCACTCGGGCCACTGCCAGCAAAGCCCCCCAGACCTCCATTAGTAGATCTCAGCCGTTACCATCTGACCACAGTCCATG aGGTGTCACCAGGCCTTAGCCAAGCACCAACTGAAGAGCCAGAGTCTGAGctcccatccatcaccatccctCTGCTGGACGCTCCAGAGTTTCCAGAGTTTGAGAATTCAGAGATTGaaacagcagagggagaagctGTGTTTGTTGCTCCACTAGAATTGGAGGCTTTAGACTTTGACCTTCCTATACCAGCTGACTTTGGGGTCACAGATTTTGTGGCTTCCCACCCTGATTTGTCAGTTTGCGATCATGCAGAGCCCAGTGCCAGCTGTATCATCCAAGATCTGAACCTTGGCAGTCAAAACATAATACCTCTTGATCCAGCCAGCTTCCCTGAACCAATAAACCTTTCAGAGTTCCCAGTGCCGGCTGCACCAGAGCAGTGGTCTCAGAGTGAAGAGGCGATCGTAGATCCTCTTTCTAACTCTCAAGCTGGTGAGGCTGATCTGGGAGCTGCTGAGTGCCACTCTTTCCCAGAGGAGCTTAATAGCCACACAGAACTGAATGATGGCATTCAGCCAAATCCAAA TGTGTCTCAGGACAGTTACTATGAAACGTGTGATAATGTGTACGAGGATGTTGAAAACGTCAATAAATTCATCTTGGGCCAGAACTCTCGTAAACGTAAAGCTGGTCTGAAGA ATCCATATGCTGTGAACCCACCAATG AAGGAGGAGGCGTGTAACATATGGCCACGGAATCCGTg GGGCAGTGTATCAGGAGAACATGCTCATTCTGCCTATAATCATGTCCACAG TAAAGAACGCCAAAGCCCCAACACTGCCGACTTtaaagagcagaagaagagggagaagcaACGactggagaaggagaaaaaggagcaaaaagaaagggagaagaaagaaaatgaaatgaaaaagaagtttAAG GTGACTGGTGATGAGGAGCCCATGTACCACGCCAAGGTGATGGTGGCCAGTAAAGTCCGTAAGAATGACCTTCCAGTGAAGAGCGGGGACACGGTCAGCATCATCCGCACCACCAACTGCCCCAAAGGCAAATGGCTGGCTCGAGACGTCAACCACAAAT atggttATATTTCAGTCATGAATGTGGAGCTAAATATCAAGGAAATGCTGGAACTTGGCAAGAAGGCCCAGGCAGCAGGACGAGGAGGAAACCTGGAGGGAGATACCATCAGCATTGGCAGCAG ATCCTCCAGCCACCTTGTTCTAACAAGCAGCT tcaCAGATGACAGTGAGGAGTGGGCCTGTGAAGATGAGACTCTCTCACCCTCCAATGAAAGCCA TTACTTTCCCCAGCAGACTTCCTCCATGTCTGAGTTGT CTTGTAGCCATGTCAGCGCCCAGCACACTCTGAGCGATGCCAACCTGGAGgacctgcacacaca GACGAGACATGAAGCCCTGCAGAAGTTAGCCATCTTCTTTCAACACAGCAAAGATGAATTCGTTGATGTCACTGATGGTGAAGGAGCAACACCCACAAA TGCTGAACCACCAA ACTTCTTGTGTGCTGTTGAAGAGCCTCCATATCC TGAACAAGAGGTCGACTTCACAGAGCTGgagttccttcctcctccaccactaTATGCTGACACCTTCTGA
- the si:ch211-188c16.1 gene encoding uncharacterized protein si:ch211-188c16.1 isoform X3, with amino-acid sequence MAEAPINFKALRAKFQEEALLAQCKAGRPAVAEKPKLLPPPGGHCSSVVSNISIAVENKTPVPPRVIFRDGLRASGGKRPISFPPQLQQTSPLSQPANGDSTTRQSLKVRHMPLVLPVQPVKEQKVEPPLRKEHKLEPEPVKEILPQTKIKKKGLLLPFKSAKASKVSGENGEEPTYADLTTRPSSAPGEMPSVEKQTTEDGVLLQSDQSTAECPLSSPDIPITPPPAETSVDSDSRIISTLERAKKKFSRRQMLISTKHKSLRSPDCNSKDKAFPSPPKNTDSVGSDLPVPPPVCFPHLACISARPFFKANSAHKSALTKQFGRGQAELPSLRTGEPHPAPAPPKKPLPDLRSLGPLPAKPPRPPLVDLSRYHLTTVHEVSPGLSQAPTEEPESELPSITIPLLDAPEFPEFENSEIETAEGEAVFVAPLELEALDFDLPIPADFGVTDFVASHPDLSVCDHAEPSASCIIQDLNLGSQNIIPLDPASFPEPINLSEFPVPAAPEQWSQSEEAIVDPLSNSQAGEADLGAAECHSFPEELNSHTELNDGIQPNPNVSQDSYYETCDNVYEDVENVNKFILGQNSRKRKAGLKNPYAVNPPMKEEACNIWPRNPCKERQSPNTADFKEQKKREKQRLEKEKKEQKEREKKENEMKKKFKVTGDEEPMYHAKVMVASKVRKNDLPVKSGDTVSIIRTTNCPKGKWLARDVNHKYGYISVMNVELNIKEMLELGKKAQAAGRGGNLEGDTISIGSRSSSHLVLTSSFTDDSEEWACEDETLSPSNESHYFPQQTSSMSELSCSHVSAQHTLSDANLEDLHTQTRHEALQKLAIFFQHSKDEFVDVTDGEGATPTNAEPPNFLCAVEEPPYPEQEVDFTELEFLPPPPLYADTF; translated from the exons ATGGCAGAG GCGCCAATCAACTTCAAAGCTTTGAGGGCCAAGTTTCAGGAAGAGGCCCTTCTGGCTCAATGCAAAGCCGGACGACCAGCTGTTGCAGAAAAACCCAAACTCCTCCCACCTCCTGGAggtcactgcagctctgtggttAGCAATATTAGTATTGCTGTAGAAAACAAGACACCAGTGCCTCCCCGGGTCATCTTCAGAGATGGGCTGCGCGCATCTGGAGGCAAGCGCCCAATTTCCTTTCCACCACAACTTCAGCAGACGTCCCCCTTATCTCAGCCTGCTAATGGAGACAGCACAACAAGGCAGTCCCTTAAGGTGCGACACATGCCTCTGGTGCTTCCTGTTCAGCCTGTAAAAGAGCAGAAGGTAGAACCACCACTCAGAAAGGAGCACAAACTGGAACCAGAGCCAGTAAAAGAAATCCTGCCACAAACTAAAATCAAGAAGAAGGGTTTGCTGCTTCCTTTCAAGTCAGCCAAAGCATCAAAAGTCAGTGGAGAAAATGGAGAGGAGCCCACTTATGCTGATTTGACCACGAGACCTTCTAGTGCTCCCGGCGAGATGCCctcagtggaaaaacaaaccacagaagATGGGGTTTTACTCCAAAGTGACCAATCAACTGCTGAGTGCCCCCTCTCAAGCCCAGATATACCGATCacccctcctcctgcagagacaaGTGTAGACTCCGACAGCAGAATCATTAGCACTTTGGAGAGGGCCAAGAAAAAGTTCTCACGCCGGCAGATGCTAATatccacaaaacacaagagCTTGCGTTCCCCCGACTGCAACTCAAAAGACAAGGCTTTCCCTTCGCCACCAAAGAACACTGACAGTGTTGGGTCTGACCTCCCCGTGCCCCCACCAGTCTGTTTTCCACACCTGGCTTGTATTTCAGCCCGGCCTTTCTTCAAAGCTAACTCTGCACATA AGTCTGCACTGACTAAGCAGTTTGGCAGGGGTCAAGCAGAACTTCCCTCTTTGAGGACTGGTGAACCTCATCCAGCCCCAGCTCCTCCAAAGAAACCTCTACCTGACCTGAGGTCACTCGGGCCACTGCCAGCAAAGCCCCCCAGACCTCCATTAGTAGATCTCAGCCGTTACCATCTGACCACAGTCCATG aGGTGTCACCAGGCCTTAGCCAAGCACCAACTGAAGAGCCAGAGTCTGAGctcccatccatcaccatccctCTGCTGGACGCTCCAGAGTTTCCAGAGTTTGAGAATTCAGAGATTGaaacagcagagggagaagctGTGTTTGTTGCTCCACTAGAATTGGAGGCTTTAGACTTTGACCTTCCTATACCAGCTGACTTTGGGGTCACAGATTTTGTGGCTTCCCACCCTGATTTGTCAGTTTGCGATCATGCAGAGCCCAGTGCCAGCTGTATCATCCAAGATCTGAACCTTGGCAGTCAAAACATAATACCTCTTGATCCAGCCAGCTTCCCTGAACCAATAAACCTTTCAGAGTTCCCAGTGCCGGCTGCACCAGAGCAGTGGTCTCAGAGTGAAGAGGCGATCGTAGATCCTCTTTCTAACTCTCAAGCTGGTGAGGCTGATCTGGGAGCTGCTGAGTGCCACTCTTTCCCAGAGGAGCTTAATAGCCACACAGAACTGAATGATGGCATTCAGCCAAATCCAAA TGTGTCTCAGGACAGTTACTATGAAACGTGTGATAATGTGTACGAGGATGTTGAAAACGTCAATAAATTCATCTTGGGCCAGAACTCTCGTAAACGTAAAGCTGGTCTGAAGA ATCCATATGCTGTGAACCCACCAATG AAGGAGGAGGCGTGTAACATATGGCCACGGAATCCGTg TAAAGAACGCCAAAGCCCCAACACTGCCGACTTtaaagagcagaagaagagggagaagcaACGactggagaaggagaaaaaggagcaaaaagaaagggagaagaaagaaaatgaaatgaaaaagaagtttAAG GTGACTGGTGATGAGGAGCCCATGTACCACGCCAAGGTGATGGTGGCCAGTAAAGTCCGTAAGAATGACCTTCCAGTGAAGAGCGGGGACACGGTCAGCATCATCCGCACCACCAACTGCCCCAAAGGCAAATGGCTGGCTCGAGACGTCAACCACAAAT atggttATATTTCAGTCATGAATGTGGAGCTAAATATCAAGGAAATGCTGGAACTTGGCAAGAAGGCCCAGGCAGCAGGACGAGGAGGAAACCTGGAGGGAGATACCATCAGCATTGGCAGCAG ATCCTCCAGCCACCTTGTTCTAACAAGCAGCT tcaCAGATGACAGTGAGGAGTGGGCCTGTGAAGATGAGACTCTCTCACCCTCCAATGAAAGCCA TTACTTTCCCCAGCAGACTTCCTCCATGTCTGAGTTGT CTTGTAGCCATGTCAGCGCCCAGCACACTCTGAGCGATGCCAACCTGGAGgacctgcacacaca GACGAGACATGAAGCCCTGCAGAAGTTAGCCATCTTCTTTCAACACAGCAAAGATGAATTCGTTGATGTCACTGATGGTGAAGGAGCAACACCCACAAA TGCTGAACCACCAA ACTTCTTGTGTGCTGTTGAAGAGCCTCCATATCC TGAACAAGAGGTCGACTTCACAGAGCTGgagttccttcctcctccaccactaTATGCTGACACCTTCTGA